A genomic region of Apteryx mantelli isolate bAptMan1 chromosome 10, bAptMan1.hap1, whole genome shotgun sequence contains the following coding sequences:
- the CFAP263 gene encoding cilia- and flagella-associated protein 263 produces MAAAGAAQAPAPAQAPTQDPAQDPATLPLPQLRALLRDSRRANAMLRIETEMFEKWCRKMEPQSPSLHLLSDTPDSSPEMMQTRGRYKSKLCDPTDGFVGLTAEQKCELAEWELEETKDEIQRLKEDSEQTLQDLEADMEEADIWWADIQKAISDFDKNIISTISQKKGSIIAFEKLLRYLEEKNHQRDLMTEKLRLENNSLKSYKKKLQQQLRQKEKMGEALLEVRFKQLQIRNVQYQEKIDEKNKELLQLKLTSAKTVQVLNFYKRRLQNAMETSVCLMKDISKRKELLEKIEREAILVEEERAKAERLNKKLRRQLSDYRVPSVLRYVHEKMAITNLEKSLKAWERKVAIAEMSLQSYRRAWNRIKMTSNQH; encoded by the exons atggcggcggcgggcgcggcccaggccccggccccggcccaggcCCCGACCCAGGACCCGGCCCAGGACCCGGCGAcgctgccgctgccgcagctCCGGGCCCTGCTGCGGGACTCCCG CCGTGCCAACGCCATGCTCAGAATCGAGACAGAAATGTTTGAAAAATGGTGCCGTAAGATGGAGCCGCAAAGCCCGTCGCTCCATCTGCTGTCGGACACGCCTGACTCCTCGCCGGAGATGATGCAG ACACGTGGCAGGTACAAATCCAAGTTGTGTGATCCAACGGACGGTTTTGTAGGCCTGACAGCGGAGCAGAAATGTGAGCTGGCTGAGTGGGAGCTGGAAGAGACAAAGGATGAGATTCAGAGGCTGAAGGAGGACTCTGAGCAGACCCTGCAGGACCTCGAG GCAGACATGGAAGAAGCAGATATTTGGTGGGCTGATATTCAGAAAGCCATCAGTGACTTTGACAAAAATATCATCAGTACCATCTCCCAGAAGAAAGGGAGTATCATAGCTTTTGAGAAGCTGCTgagatacctggaagagaagaacCACCAGAGG GATCTGATGACAGAAAAGTTGCGCTTGGAAAACAATTCGCTCAAGAGTTACAAGAAGAAGCTGCAGCAACAGCTCAGGCAG AAGGAGAAGATGGGAGAGGCACTCCTTGAGGTCCGTTTCAAGCAGCTGCAGATTAGAAACGTGCAGTACCAGGAGAAGATTGATGAGAAGAACAAGGAGCTGCTGCAGCTAAAACTGACCTCAGCAAAGACTGTCCAGGTCCTCAACTTCTATAAA AGGAGGCTGCAGAATGCCATGGAAACATCAGTGTGCCTGATGAAAGACATCTCCAagaggaaggagctgctggagaaaaTTGAAAGAGAAGCCATTCTGGTGGAGGAG GAACGAGCCAAAGCTGAGCGCCTGAATAAGAAGCTGCGGAGGCAGCTCTCAGATTACAGAGTTCCCTCTGTTCTGAGGTACGTGCATGAGAAGATGGCCATTACTAACCTCGAAAAAAGTCTCAAGGCTTGGGAGAGGAAGGTGGCAATCGCTGAG
- the CSNK2A2 gene encoding casein kinase II subunit alpha' isoform X2, whose protein sequence is MPGPAAGSRARVYAEQSGRLPAGSQARPGEVQRGLRGHQHHQQREGRCEDPQVKKKKIKREVKILENLRGGTNIINLIDTVKDPVSKTPALVFEYINNTDFKQLYQILTDFDIRFYMYELLKALDYCHSMGIMHRDVKPHNVMIDHQQKKLRLIDWGLAEFYHPAQEYNVRVASRYFKGPELLVDYQMYDYSLDMWSLGCMLASMIFRKEPFFHGQDNYDQLVRIAKVLGTDELYGYLKKYHIELDPHFNDILGQHSRKRWENFIHSENRHLVSPEVLDLLDKLLRYDHQQRLTAKEAMEHPYFYPVVKEQSQPSSENAVLSSGLTTAR, encoded by the exons atgcccggcccggccgccggcagcCGGGCGCGGGTGTACGCCGAG CAATCAGGACGACTACCAGCTGGTTCGCAAGCTCGGCCGGGGGAAGTACAGCGAGGTCTTCGAGGCCATCAACATCACCAACAACGAGAGGGTCGTTGTGAAGATCCTCAAG tgaagaaaaagaagataaaacgTGAGGTTAAGATTCTGGAGAATCTGCGTGGTGGCACCAACATCATTAATCTGATTGACACTGTCAAGGATCCGGTG tCAAAGACCCCTGCTCTGGTTTTTGAGTACATCAATAACACAGATTTTAAG CAACTGTACCAGATCCTGACAGACTTTGATATTCGATTTTATATGTATGAGCTGCTGAAG GCCCTGGATTACTGTCACAGCATGGGGATCATGCACAGGGACGTCAAACCCCACAACGTCATGATAGACCACCAACAGAAAAAG TTGCGGCTCATAGACTGGGGTTTGGCAGAATTCTACCATCCAGCTCAGGAATACAATGTCCGTGTGGCCTCTAGGTACTTCAAAGGACCGGAGCTCCTTGTGGACTACCAA ATGTATGACTACAGCTTAGACATGTGGAGTTTAGGCTGTATGCTGGCTAGCATGATCTTCCGAAAGGAGCCCTTCTTCCATGGCCAAGACAATTATGACCAG CTGGTTCGCATCGCAAAGGTCCTGGGCACAGATGAGCTGTATGGGTATCTCAAGAAGTACCACATAGAACTGGACCCGCACTTCAATGATATCCTGGGCCA GCATTCTCGGAAACGCTGGGAGAACTTCATCCACAGTGAGAACAGACATCTGGTCAGCCCGGAAGTCTTAGACCTCCTGGATAAGCTTCTGCGATATGACCATCAACAGAGGCTGACTGCCAAAGAGGCAATGGAGCACCCCTATTTCT ATCCAGTGGTGAAGGAGCAGTCCCAGCCCAGCTCAGAAAATGCTGTGCTCTCCAGTGGCCTGACAACAGCACGATGA
- the CSNK2A2 gene encoding casein kinase II subunit alpha' isoform X3, with translation MPGPAAGSRARVYAEVNSLRSREYWDYEAHVPSWGNQDDYQLVRKLGRGKYSEVFEAINITNNERVVVKILKSKTPALVFEYINNTDFKQLYQILTDFDIRFYMYELLKALDYCHSMGIMHRDVKPHNVMIDHQQKKLRLIDWGLAEFYHPAQEYNVRVASRYFKGPELLVDYQMYDYSLDMWSLGCMLASMIFRKEPFFHGQDNYDQLVRIAKVLGTDELYGYLKKYHIELDPHFNDILGQHSRKRWENFIHSENRHLVSPEVLDLLDKLLRYDHQQRLTAKEAMEHPYFYPVVKEQSQPSSENAVLSSGLTTAR, from the exons atgcccggcccggccgccggcagcCGGGCGCGGGTGTACGCCGAGGTGAACAGCCTGAGGAGCCGCGAGTACTGGGACTACGAGGCGCACGTCCCGAGCTGGGG CAATCAGGACGACTACCAGCTGGTTCGCAAGCTCGGCCGGGGGAAGTACAGCGAGGTCTTCGAGGCCATCAACATCACCAACAACGAGAGGGTCGTTGTGAAGATCCTCAAG tCAAAGACCCCTGCTCTGGTTTTTGAGTACATCAATAACACAGATTTTAAG CAACTGTACCAGATCCTGACAGACTTTGATATTCGATTTTATATGTATGAGCTGCTGAAG GCCCTGGATTACTGTCACAGCATGGGGATCATGCACAGGGACGTCAAACCCCACAACGTCATGATAGACCACCAACAGAAAAAG TTGCGGCTCATAGACTGGGGTTTGGCAGAATTCTACCATCCAGCTCAGGAATACAATGTCCGTGTGGCCTCTAGGTACTTCAAAGGACCGGAGCTCCTTGTGGACTACCAA ATGTATGACTACAGCTTAGACATGTGGAGTTTAGGCTGTATGCTGGCTAGCATGATCTTCCGAAAGGAGCCCTTCTTCCATGGCCAAGACAATTATGACCAG CTGGTTCGCATCGCAAAGGTCCTGGGCACAGATGAGCTGTATGGGTATCTCAAGAAGTACCACATAGAACTGGACCCGCACTTCAATGATATCCTGGGCCA GCATTCTCGGAAACGCTGGGAGAACTTCATCCACAGTGAGAACAGACATCTGGTCAGCCCGGAAGTCTTAGACCTCCTGGATAAGCTTCTGCGATATGACCATCAACAGAGGCTGACTGCCAAAGAGGCAATGGAGCACCCCTATTTCT ATCCAGTGGTGAAGGAGCAGTCCCAGCCCAGCTCAGAAAATGCTGTGCTCTCCAGTGGCCTGACAACAGCACGATGA
- the CSNK2A2 gene encoding casein kinase II subunit alpha' isoform X1, producing the protein MPGPAAGSRARVYAEVNSLRSREYWDYEAHVPSWGNQDDYQLVRKLGRGKYSEVFEAINITNNERVVVKILKPVKKKKIKREVKILENLRGGTNIINLIDTVKDPVSKTPALVFEYINNTDFKQLYQILTDFDIRFYMYELLKALDYCHSMGIMHRDVKPHNVMIDHQQKKLRLIDWGLAEFYHPAQEYNVRVASRYFKGPELLVDYQMYDYSLDMWSLGCMLASMIFRKEPFFHGQDNYDQLVRIAKVLGTDELYGYLKKYHIELDPHFNDILGQHSRKRWENFIHSENRHLVSPEVLDLLDKLLRYDHQQRLTAKEAMEHPYFYPVVKEQSQPSSENAVLSSGLTTAR; encoded by the exons atgcccggcccggccgccggcagcCGGGCGCGGGTGTACGCCGAGGTGAACAGCCTGAGGAGCCGCGAGTACTGGGACTACGAGGCGCACGTCCCGAGCTGGGG CAATCAGGACGACTACCAGCTGGTTCGCAAGCTCGGCCGGGGGAAGTACAGCGAGGTCTTCGAGGCCATCAACATCACCAACAACGAGAGGGTCGTTGTGAAGATCCTCAAG ccagtgaagaaaaagaagataaaacgTGAGGTTAAGATTCTGGAGAATCTGCGTGGTGGCACCAACATCATTAATCTGATTGACACTGTCAAGGATCCGGTG tCAAAGACCCCTGCTCTGGTTTTTGAGTACATCAATAACACAGATTTTAAG CAACTGTACCAGATCCTGACAGACTTTGATATTCGATTTTATATGTATGAGCTGCTGAAG GCCCTGGATTACTGTCACAGCATGGGGATCATGCACAGGGACGTCAAACCCCACAACGTCATGATAGACCACCAACAGAAAAAG TTGCGGCTCATAGACTGGGGTTTGGCAGAATTCTACCATCCAGCTCAGGAATACAATGTCCGTGTGGCCTCTAGGTACTTCAAAGGACCGGAGCTCCTTGTGGACTACCAA ATGTATGACTACAGCTTAGACATGTGGAGTTTAGGCTGTATGCTGGCTAGCATGATCTTCCGAAAGGAGCCCTTCTTCCATGGCCAAGACAATTATGACCAG CTGGTTCGCATCGCAAAGGTCCTGGGCACAGATGAGCTGTATGGGTATCTCAAGAAGTACCACATAGAACTGGACCCGCACTTCAATGATATCCTGGGCCA GCATTCTCGGAAACGCTGGGAGAACTTCATCCACAGTGAGAACAGACATCTGGTCAGCCCGGAAGTCTTAGACCTCCTGGATAAGCTTCTGCGATATGACCATCAACAGAGGCTGACTGCCAAAGAGGCAATGGAGCACCCCTATTTCT ATCCAGTGGTGAAGGAGCAGTCCCAGCCCAGCTCAGAAAATGCTGTGCTCTCCAGTGGCCTGACAACAGCACGATGA